A region from the Xenopus laevis strain J_2021 chromosome 4S, Xenopus_laevis_v10.1, whole genome shotgun sequence genome encodes:
- the lrrn4cl.S gene encoding LRRN4 C-terminal-like protein, which yields MPLLLPALLWLIPLCQVIVCDPTSPSESRTQSLDTSNTTFVGNNSVNLITTASTLTTKQSTSSPIPEITGNRQSTRERLLHVIDTEWEDYYWDNEDNVDEKFTTKPSPAPLIPCPYDRCKHLEPECKEIQRKAGGNCLCPGVSGFKIPPDSPRIAEVNAGEKGISVGWCSPMSTVQGYRVLYGTTDSQLEKGPILNNTHRMFPIENLLPGTSYTVCVVAFNDAGESPANVEEEDGGWETGATGPCRVLHTSSSSTSHIYLGIGVGLAMLMVLGLAVLGYFSWKRRKGNMKVFGGEEMGIRNYSYKAESMDKL from the coding sequence ATGCCTCTCCTCCTTCCAGCTCTGTTGTGGCTGATCCCACTTTGCCAAGTGATCGTTTGTGACCCGACTTCACCCAGTGAGAGTCGGACGCAGTCATTGGATACAAGCAACACAACGTTTGTGGGCAACAACAGTGTCAATCTCATCACAACTGCCTCCACCTTGACCACCAAGCAGTCTACTAGTTCCCCGATCCCTGAGATCACAGGCAACCGCCAAAGCACAAGAGAGCGTCTCTTACATGTCATTGACACTGAATGGGAGGATTATTATTGGGATAATGAAGACAATGTTGATGAAAAGTTCACCACCAAACCATCACCTGCCCCTCTAATCCCCTGCCCCTATGACCGCTGCAAACACCTGGAACCTGAATGTAAAGAAATACAAAGGAAGGCTGGAGGCAATTGCCTTTGCCCTGGGGTGAGTGGATTTAAAATACCACCTGATTCTCCCCGTATAGCAGAAGTCAATGCTGGAGAGAAGGGGATTAGTGTTGGCTGGTGCTCCCCTATGTCCACTGTGCAGGGTTATAGGGTGCTGTATGGGACCACTGATAGTCAGCTAGAGAAAGGACCCATCCTAAACAATACACATCGAATGTTTCCCATTGAGAATCTCCTGCCTGGTACATCTTACACAGTGTGTGTAGTAGCATTTAATGATGCAGGAGAAAGTCCTGCAAATGTTGAGGAAGAGGATGGTGGATGGGAGACAGGAGCAACGGGTCCCTGCAGGGTCCTTCACACCTCCAGCTCCTCTACGTCACATATTTACTTGGGAATAGGAGTGGGATTGGCGATGCTTATGGTACTGGGACTGGCTGTTTTAGGTTACTTTTCGTGGAAAAGAAGAAAGGGGAACATGAAGGTATTTGGAGGAGAGGAAATGGGAATTAGAAACTACTCCTATAAGGCTGAAAGCATGGATAAGTTGTAA